The following coding sequences are from one Streptomyces sp. NBC_01232 window:
- the cobA gene encoding uroporphyrinogen-III C-methyltransferase has protein sequence MADTPAYPVGLRLAGRRVVVIGGGQVAQRRLPALIAAGADVLLISPSATPSVDAMAETGEIRWERRRYRDGDLADAWYALIATQNREDNERASAEAERERVWCVRADDASAATAWTPATGRIEGVTVAVLTGNDPRRSAAVRDAVVEGLRDGTLTAPAHRTRATPGVALVGGGPGDPDLITVRGRRLLAEADVVIADRLGPRDLLDELPPHVEVIDAAKIPYGRFMAQEAINNALIEHAKAGKNVVRLKGGDPYVFGRGMEELQALAEAGIPCTVVPGISSSISVPGAVGIPVTHRGVAHEFTVVSGHVGPDDPRSLVDWASLAKLTGTLVILMGVDKIGLIAEALVRHGRSADTPVAVIQEGTTATQRRVDATLATVGETVRAEEVRPPAVIVIGEVVRVNGPGTLPTTNA, from the coding sequence ATGGCCGACACCCCCGCCTACCCCGTAGGACTCCGCCTCGCGGGCCGCCGCGTCGTCGTCATCGGCGGCGGACAGGTCGCCCAGCGCCGCCTCCCCGCGCTCATCGCGGCCGGCGCCGACGTCCTGCTCATCTCGCCGTCCGCCACCCCCTCCGTGGACGCCATGGCCGAGACCGGCGAGATCCGCTGGGAACGCCGCCGCTACCGGGACGGCGACCTCGCCGACGCCTGGTACGCGCTGATCGCCACCCAGAACCGTGAGGACAACGAGCGCGCCTCCGCCGAGGCCGAGCGCGAGCGCGTCTGGTGCGTCCGCGCCGACGACGCCTCCGCCGCCACCGCCTGGACCCCCGCGACCGGCCGCATCGAGGGCGTCACCGTCGCCGTGCTGACCGGCAACGACCCCCGCCGCTCCGCGGCCGTCCGCGACGCCGTCGTGGAGGGCCTGCGCGACGGCACCCTCACCGCTCCCGCCCACCGTACGAGGGCCACCCCCGGCGTGGCCCTGGTCGGCGGCGGCCCGGGCGACCCGGACCTGATCACCGTGCGCGGCCGCCGCCTCCTCGCCGAGGCCGACGTGGTCATCGCCGACCGGCTCGGCCCCCGCGACCTGCTGGACGAGCTTCCGCCGCACGTCGAGGTCATCGACGCCGCGAAGATCCCGTACGGCCGGTTCATGGCCCAGGAGGCCATCAACAACGCGCTGATCGAGCACGCCAAGGCCGGCAAGAACGTGGTCCGGCTCAAGGGCGGGGACCCGTATGTCTTCGGCCGTGGCATGGAGGAGCTCCAGGCCCTCGCGGAGGCCGGCATCCCCTGCACGGTCGTCCCCGGCATCTCCAGCTCCATCTCGGTGCCCGGCGCCGTCGGCATCCCGGTCACCCACCGCGGTGTGGCGCACGAGTTCACCGTGGTCAGCGGTCACGTCGGTCCCGACGACCCGCGCTCCCTCGTGGACTGGGCCTCGCTCGCCAAGCTCACCGGCACCCTGGTGATCCTGATGGGCGTCGACAAGATCGGCCTGATCGCCGAGGCCCTCGTGCGTCACGGCCGTTCCGCGGACACCCCCGTCGCGGTGATCCAGGAGGGCACCACCGCCACCCAGCGCCGGGTGGACGCCACCCTGGCCACGGTCGGTGAGACCGTGCGCGCGGAAGAGGTCCGTCCGCCCGCCGTCATCGTCATCGGCGAGGTCGTCCGCGTGAACGGCCCGGGCACCCTCCCCACCACCAACGCCTGA